A DNA window from Sphingopyxis macrogoltabida contains the following coding sequences:
- the ccoS gene encoding cbb3-type cytochrome oxidase assembly protein CcoS — translation MNGLILLIPIALGLGLLGLAAFFWSLRQGQFEDLDGAALRIFVEDEEDRTA, via the coding sequence GTGAACGGCCTCATACTGCTCATTCCGATCGCGCTCGGGCTCGGCCTGCTCGGGCTCGCCGCATTCTTCTGGTCATTGCGCCAGGGGCAGTTCGAGGATCTCGACGGTGCGGCGCTGCGGATCTTCGTCGAGGATGAAGAGGATCGAACCGCATGA